Proteins encoded together in one Lathyrus oleraceus cultivar Zhongwan6 chromosome 5, CAAS_Psat_ZW6_1.0, whole genome shotgun sequence window:
- the LOC127081232 gene encoding uncharacterized protein LOC127081232, with the protein MNPERKSIHNYKFVEPPLAVLRGLGARLDLTHKYAFKETYGNLLGILNTEVNITVVHTLVQFYDPPLSCFTFQDYQLAPTLEEYSHILGIRIKNQVSYIRTKELPEYRELAEALHMGKKEMESNLKPKGGIHGFTSKFLVDKAITFSEAGRWTAFNAHLALLIYGIVLFPNMEEFVDLAVIHIFLTQNPIPTLLADTYYSIHVRTQKKKGTIVCYTPLLYIWFISHLPSEGPFIENKDNLKWSQSIMSLKAKDIPWYS; encoded by the coding sequence ATGAATCCCGAGAGGAAGAGCATCCACAATTACAAGTTTGTGGAACCTCCATTGGCTGTGTTGAGAGGACTTGGGGCACGATTAGACCTGACTCACAAATACGCCTTCAAGGAAACATATGGTAACCTATTGGGAATTCTGAACACCGAGGTCAACATCACCGTTGTGCACACCTTGGTACAGTTCTACGATCCACCACTAAGTTGCTTCACTTTCCAAGACTATCAGCTAGCGCCGACATTGGAAGAGTATTCTCATATTTTGGGTATCAGGATAAAGAACCAAGTGTCGTACATCCGCACTAAGGAACTTCCTGAATATCGAGAACTTGCTGAAGCTCTGCATATGGGAAAGAAGGAGATGGAATCAAACCTGAAACCAAAGGGTGGAATCCATGGCTTCACATCTAAGTTTCTTGTAGACAAAGCTATCACTTTCTCTGAAGCTGGAAGGTGGACTGCCTTCAACGCCCATCTAGCTTTACTcatctatgggattgtcttgtttCCGAATATGGAGGAGTTCGTGGACTTGGCTGTTATTCACATCTTCTTGACTCAGAACCCGATTCCCACTCTTCTTGCTGATACTTACTATTCCATTCACGTAAGGACCCAGAAGAAGAAAGGGACTATCGTCTGTTATACCCCTTTACTGTATATATGGTTTATTTCGCATCTACCAAGTGAAGGTCCCTTCATTGAGAACAAAGATAATCTGAAGTGGTCCCAGAGTATCATGTCCTTAAAAGCTAAAGACATTCCTTGG